A stretch of the Salmo salar chromosome ssa20, Ssal_v3.1, whole genome shotgun sequence genome encodes the following:
- the LOC123729220 gene encoding porphobilinogen deaminase, protein MEGPYKYIRDGNGKVSRVIRIGTRNSQLARIQTDSVAEKLKGLYPDVHIEIVGMTTTGDKILDTALSKIGEKSLFTKELETALERNEVDLVVHSLKDLPTTLPPGFTIGAVLKRENPHDAVVLHPQNMGKSLDTLPDKSVIGTSSLRRAAQLKKRFPHLEFKDIRGNLNTRLKKLDEKGDFSAIILAAAGLRRMGWESRVSQILGPEDCMYAVGQGAIAIEVRAKDKDILEMVSVLHDPNTVLRCIAERAFLRRLEGGCSVPVAVHTEVKDSQLYLTGAVYSLDGSDSLKETMQTSIASDNKVEERVDEWVQRVGVTANNMPGPAQDASEKLGLDLANLLLSKGAKEILTLARELNDAR, encoded by the exons ATGGAGGGACCTTATAAGTACATTAGG GATGGGAATGGGAAAGTTAGCCGGGTCATACGAATTGGAACCCGAAACAGCCAG CTGGCTCGTATTCAGACGGACAGCGTTGCAGAAAAGCTGAAGGGACTGTACCCTGATGTCCACATAGAAATAG TTGGCATGACAACTACAGGGGACAAAATTCTTGACACAGCGTTATCAAAG ATTGGAGAGAAGAGCCTTTTCACCAAAGAACTGGAGACTGCTCTGGAGAGGAACGA GGTAGACTTGGTGGTCCACTCTTTGAAGGACTTGCCCACGACTCTGCCTCCTGGCTTTACCATAGGAGCAGTGCTAAA GCGGGAGAACCCCCATGATGCAGTGGTCTTGCATCCCCAAAACATGGGCAAATCCCTCGACACCCTGCCCGACAAGAG TGTGATAGGCACAAGTTCGCTGCGACGGGCTGCTCAGCTAAAGAAAAGATTCCCCCACCTCGAGTTTAAAGATATT CGAGGAAACCTTAACACGAGGTTGAAGAAGCTGGATGAAAAGGGCGACTTCTCTGCCATTATTCTGGCTGCAGCTGGACTCCGTCGCATGGGCTGGGAGAGCCGAGTCAGCCAG ATCCTGGGCCCTGAGGACTGTATGTACGCTGTTGGACAG GGGGCTATTGCCATTGAGGTGCGGGCCAAAGATAAGGACATCCTGGAGATGGTGTCTGTTCTGCACGACCCCAACACGGTCCTGCGCTGTATAGCAGAGCGAGCCTTCCTCAGACGACTG gaggggggttgcagtgtaCCAGTTGCTGTCCACACTGAAGTCAAGGACTCTCAG CTCTACCTGACGGGTGCAGTGTACAGCCTGGATGGTTCAGACAGTCTCAAGGAGACCATGCAGACCAGCATTGCTTCAGACAATAAG GTGGAAGAGCGAGTGGATGAGTGGGTCCAGCGAGTTGGCGTCACAGCGAACAACATGCCAGGCCCGGCCCAGGATGCTTCTGAGAAGCTAGGTCTAGACCTGGCCAATCTACTGCTGAGTAAAGGGGCTAAGGAGATCCTTACCTTGGCCAGGGAGCTCAACGATGCGCGATAA